The window CTACAATTTAATCATctagaataaaatataacaattaaatcgtaaaaaaggaaaaaaaactaatgataatgatattattatccatttggaaggaaaatatgcttaatttttaaaatgagaaaaataaaaattcaagttcttgtttgattatttcttTGAACAAAGAGTTGAATGCttgaaaagattttaaaacaaaattagacttttaataattactaagaaaaaaagaaaactactcttttctatttaaaaataaaaaaatatattttttgcgtattaaaattagtaatatcAACGGTAATCATAGACTTATCGGGtcttaaatttactacttttacaatttagaaaatataatgacatgattttattatcataatttttttttgttgctgtTTTTACCATGGAGAAGTTGTAcgttagtttaaaattttggtatagattttaattagagtcattttttagatataagaaattgaatcaaaatattataatcaataGTGTGCCGTCTAAATTATTATGGTTAGGCATATTATAGGTAATAGAACCACCCAAAAGTGCATCAAGTGAGGCCGATGTGGAGGCAATGCCCAAAGGCCCAACCCCATGcgtctatttaaattttaaagggCTTAAGCCCACGTTTTTTCTTACCTCTAAACTTACCTTAGTTGCATCAACTTTTACCACAATTAATAACCATTTTGTAATCTATAAGttgaaaaattgcataagaTTTTCATATATGCAACTTGATTGAATGGAATTGAGCTATTTCCTTCTCCATCCTTGTGGGAGTCATCACCACAATTCAAAGAGCTtcatatattcattttctgGATTAGAGATTAGGCTTCAAGGTTTGTACAAATATCCTTTTCTCACCCAATTTGCTATACTCCTATTTATTGACCTCAACAGAAAATATCGAATCTTGATCCCTCATTATTCACcttcttttaactttgaactttaaattcataaaattgagCATAACTCTATTCTATTGAATGGAAGGcaaatacaaacttttatttaagtttcaagtctaatttgatgaaaatgaaaacttaaaagtCGAAATTGATATATGCAGACCTAACTAAGTTTGTAGTCAAAATatacatcattttcaaataaatatatatggacTATACAATTGTCATTAATTGTATTGTCATTGTGTAGTATAGTCTTATTTAAATAGATCTGTCCACATGAATATCTTCTCTCTCCACGAAGTTGACTTCTGATATTGGCTGAATGAATTGGTGAAAAGACATAGACACACAATTAAATGTTAATCATTATTCCATTCAAttagtcttcttcttctctatcaattttcatcttctttgatCCATTCAAacaagaaagaggaagaagaagacgaagaagaagaagaagaaaaatgaatcaaaatttgagcTCTCTCCTAATAGGGTTGGTTGGTGCAGCCATAACTTTATCAGCTTATTCTCAAACTTTGATATCTCCAACTGAGTGCATCACAGTGGGCCTTCTTGTTCTCATTTTTGGTCTTCTTGTTAATGAAGGTTTCATCTCTCTTTAAACATCCCTACCTAtaattccttttatttctctttttgctACTAATTTCCACctattttcaactttaatttcgCTACCTTTTTGTTTCTAGCTATGTATTCTTTAAACATTTGTATTCTTATTTGTAATAATATCTTGGTGGATTGATCATATATCAAGTTTGAGATCCATTCATGATCATTAATGTTTTTGGTCAAGGCTTTGCATAAATCTGAAAATTTCATTGAGATTGAGTAGTGTAAGTTGATGTGATGTGATGCGATCCGATGCTatgcttcaaattttagtttctttgtttaaaTCTTGTAGATCTCATCTTCAAGATTTACAATTAATGggtaatagtaatagtaatagtacTACTTGAATGTAtttgtagttttctttttcttttttcataacaaCTTTAGGagtaaattaaatgttaaagGAATTTGTAACCCTAATAATTTAGggacttttcaaaaaatgagcAGCCTTATGCAAAGTCAAACTATCCTTGTTAATTACTAGCTACATAATCTGATAAAAAATGTCCTATTCAAATACACTTATTTCATGCATTtgataataattacaaaaaatatatatacatatattaagcAATCGTTTTGGCAATGTATTGCATAATGATGATATAAGCACAAAGGCAAAGTTCtttaagtttcaaaaagtAAAGCAAAatccatttaaaatttttgtaggCTTCTATACAATTATCCAAAATTCTATACAATTATTGCGAATTAATCAATAACTTGAAATCATTTCAATGTAGTCATTCTGTCACATGGTAGCTGTCTTTCTTTATAACATGTTGGTGTATATATGATTAAAGTATTAAGTTTTAGATTCTCTATGTAATatatccaacaaaatataaaccCACCCACCCCATTGTACTAACATCTCAAAGAAATTCTTTATCACATTGGGAttttcaagtatatatatatatatatatatatcatgttGTAGACATATACAATAGTATATGTATATTGAATTGTTAGATTCAATTGTAAACAGTATTGTaccatatataataaatgtgCAAACAAATGATGAagtatcaattaattttattgttgaaattgtAGATAAGAACAAAAGATCAAAAcctaacaacaacaatatggaataaaaaatgtaCTACAAGAACTTATTAcatgaaaaggaagaaataacTAAGCACAACCATATTTATATCATTCCATTCTATATATCCAtatctcaaataaaattgcaAGTAACTAAAGGCTTAAAGGGATAATTTATTAGTAACATAAAATCGTTTGAAACTGTATAAAAAAACACTTGAAAtacaaatagtaaataaaaggGCATGCACTAATGATTCAAATGTTAAAacatgatatttgaaaattgattaaaattaaaagatgtccaagaatataataaatataaagtaaaatgaGGCTAAACTAGAATTTAGCTCAATGTAACACAAATATATAGATTTGGTAGGTGCGATCTTCATCAAAAACGATCTTGCATGAAAGAAGGAGGAAGTTATATAGCCAAAGACGCCTTGCCGACCAAAAGTAAACCATAATAGAATAACATTACTGTACGATTAGTTTTTTTCTAGTACAATTCATGGAGTACTGTAAACGTAATTGAATTGGTTAAATTATTGGAATTTAATTCATCCAACTTAAGAATAGATggagatgaaaagaaattgaaactaGGAAGAAAGAGTTTAAATGGTTTTGCCGGCAAGTCATCCTTGGCTGAATCACTTGAAACCTCCTTCCCACATGCAAAAGCtttgatgaaaaataccaTATAGActcattatcaaataaaagGTGACCTGttattcttcatttctttctctatCCCATGCAAAATTTCTAAGCTCTCCTGAATTATTATTTCCACACTGTCACGATCTTCCCTcatccactttttttttttttggtgtaaATATGATGATATGAGCAAAGAttggtttaaaaaattgaaaattattttaaatcacataaagttattcaaaatattaacaaatataacaaaactttacttttttatgATCACATGAATAGAAAATGAACTTTTGtagtatttgtaaatataagtTGACTCAATCtgatatgtttaaaaaaacgtTATTCTAATTCcgaaaaagtagaaaaagaaggGAAGGAAGTGGAGaaagaatggaagaagaacgtggagaagaagagaaggagagaagaaatatgggattggagaagaaagagtTTGTTGACAGCATATTGGCCAATGGTGGGTTTTTATGTAGAGAAATTGGAAAGTGCAAGACTCTAataactttgttttatttatttaacatataaaTTGATGATGGAGAGTATTAAGTAAACAATAAATGTTAGGCATTTTAGAGAGGTTGAACAGAGAAGAGGGTAATCTGGTGCCAAGGAGGGGTCAAAAAATTGTGTCCTTTTCTCCATAACTCCAacgaaaattattaaaaaccatttggttaaaaatgaaaaaaaagaaaaagaaaaagaaaaagagtttcaAATCTTGTTGGATTGAGACCAAATTTAATTCCACATGTCTTCTCCATTTCATGAGAATTGATGTTACCACACGAACTGTAAATAAAAGTCTGAACAACGTTACAATAATacactataaatattaatgaataatTGTATATGGTGAAATGCAAAAGtgttgatttatatatatcttatggtttttcttttaaatatttaattcttacaagctttcaaaaaattacaaaagtagttaatgtaatttaatttaaatgtaattaaataccaaaaaaagaaaaacttatttCAATTCATATTCATTTAGAGATATTCAAATCTTTCATCTTACATATGGTAAAATTTATAGTATTGATATTTAGGTTAGAAATTCAAATGTGTGTAAGTTACAATCGAATCGTAAtaagtataagaaaaaaataataattaaggaacAATAAGAGAGTGTGTTGGATGAGATAGATACTCGATCTCCATTCCATTTGttattgaactaaaaacatatttgaatatcTAAGTGTTTAGTTAAAGTTATTGGGATACTTTTAACCagttgaattttatattaaagtgGACAGCACATGAAAGGGATTGGTGttataataattgtttgatacagaaagatgaagaactaaaaaaagagagagaaaaaaaggatgaaagaTGCATCAAAATCACTGTCTATGGATCAGTCATTGAAGAGATGGAAGAGAAGGGAACAGAAGTAGAATTAAATGGGGATGTAGAAGGGGATGTAGTACTTAGCAGGAGGAAGTTGAGTTAGGTAAGAAATCATTACTCCGTATTTGCCCTTACAAGGACAAATACGTAAtttacacacacatatattttctattcactttccaatttcattccaaaattaattgttttatatttttccttaaaaattaCTTTCGTTCCTCAACTTTCCTTTTCAGAAGAATAACAATTTacttgttttgattttttttagttttaataatttgtggGTTAAAATAATCTAgatgaaaataacaaataaaaaagaaaagaagaatatgataaatgaacaataataaatattttaacatggCTAATAATGTTCACGCCAAAAATAGTTGTAAATATCGCTATCGTaattatgaaatagaatttacTTGGTGTAATggtacttttatatatactagtAAATAtgggtgattttttttaaaattttgaacggtaaaaattttggaaattggattaataaattttttttaatttacagatatttatgattttttaaaaataatttatgagtatttttaaataaagttttaaaggTTTTTcagtaatttttaaaagttaaatcaatggttttttttaacttttgaaagtttaatagTAAAGCAAAtgactaatattattttaaggaAAGTCACAAGATACAgataaattgtcaaaaatgacaaatttgacaacatatatcaaaatttcaattaataatagacattgatatgtTTATGTCATAAATAggatccaaaattttgatatatatcgtaaatattttaatttattttgttacttttaaatatattgttgaaaTATATCATATGTGGATATGGGTGGTTTgtgccaattttttttttttttttttttttgttgtaatgcTTAAAGAAAGACTCTAAGCAATACTTCTTCTACGACTTGAAGAGCATTGTACATATTTGATGCTCCCACTTTGTTTTAAACACATCCAATTGCTATCAAACGTAATCACTTCCTCcattctattatatatattatatacatatacacttTAGTTTATGGAacgtatttttttttctcacaatTTTGTATTGATGGTCAATACATACatgcatttttaaatatgttctgaaaataaaaacaaatttttgcttgattttttaaacatgtttctacatTGATGTAggcaacaaataaaaaatcattagaACGACGTAAACAAAGggtattatttgattttggtcTCGGTCACATTAATTTATGTCCACAcacatataatttattattgaaaattgtgAAATATTAGAGATGAAAAGTATATACagatgaattaataataataagaagaagttTGAAAGGGTGGATTATATAATATTCATGAAATGTCCAATTTAAGTAACTATCATTTTCGTATGACATTAAATCCACTTGTTTTACAGCTCAACCAGTGCTGTCGCCAAAATCCGATCAATAGATTTggttataaaacaaaaacaacaatagaCTTTTAATCCTATATCTAATTAAGTTCCATATTagatcattttcaaattttttgaagtttgtgAATCTTATGTACATACAAATGGAGAGTCGGACATAATTAGAATTTCAAGGATTTAATAGATATATGAGAAGTGCAAAAACGTGGTTAACatatacaaattttgtaacatatatatatatatatatatatatattttttgtaaagTTGATAAACACAGGCTTGAAAATTCATGgattaaacataatttaacTTGATGGCATGTGTTCTTAGCTagttattatttctaaaaacagataataataaataaaataatctaacACATTAGTTGTTATTCATGTGACGTTGGGAGATTTAATATGATAAGATCAGGTAATGGAACTTGGTCTAAAATTGAGTTAAGATATAGCAAAACGACCACTATGTTGTATTGGTgtatgattatatatatagttgaccTTGTCCtttcttgaacaaaaattatatacacaCAGTGCCTGCAATTAGTTTGCATGACTTCACTTGAGTTACTTTGTTACCAGATATATCCCTCCTGATCTCTTTATATATCCATTTAATTCAGGTTATGTGAAACATATCTCTCATGATCCATCcaacattaatatttgaaataaatccctcttttatattgttttccatttaaatttattttggttgcAACCAAAAATGCATAAACCCAATGATAGCGTTGAAGTTAGCTACATCGCTGCATTAATCCAGAACAAGCTCCAAAACCTACCTTGTGTTACTGAAGAATGTTGCATCTATCGTGTTTCCAAACGACTTGTTAACATTTACCCTAGTGTCTACGAACCTCAACTCATTTCCATCGGTCCTTTTCATCATGGTCGGGAACATTTGAAGCTAATGGAACAATTTAAACTACAGTTTCTCCTTCGGTATCTTTCCCGTCTTTCTAGACGGCCTTTGTCGTTTGAGGTCGTTGTTAAAGCTGTTGGAGGCGTTGACGAGCCCACTCTAAATTTACTCTAAATCTCACAAacttttaagagaagaaatttgttcTCTTAGAAAACTCAATAACACACAAGAGAAGAATGTTGTTCTCTTGAAACTCACTTACTTTCTAAAACTCAATTTGCTTctattgatttgattcttttttatctatgtatacaaatgaaggaaatgatcTCTATATATAGTATTCAAGAGACACTTCCtaaaagacacaaaataaatgaagtacatGAATACATACCATTCATGTACTTGAATAATTACATGTATCTAGAAATGCATATGTATCTTGAAACTAGAAATGTATCTATTAATGTGTTATCCATAATGTATCtagcttattaatttctaacaaaagCCGCTTTGGAATGGGAGACCAAAGCTCGCAAGTGTTATGAAGATTGTGCCATCAGCATGAATAGCCACGACTTTGTCCATATGCTGCTTGTGGATGGTTGTTTCGTGGTCGAGTTTTTGATAGCTAGTGAACAACTTCAAACTCAAACTACATCAAGAGTTGATCCTTTAGTGTCCAAAGCTATGAACATAAATCTATATCATGACTTGATCTTGCTCGAGAACCAGCTTCCTTTTTTCGTTCTTCAAGGTCTTCTTTACTTTATTGATGAACCGAACAATGACGATAGCTTTACGGTCTTAGTAAATATtgtacataatttttttcaagctAACTTCATGAAACATTATTGTAAGATTCCTCAAAATATCTTCTCCCCCactagaaaaaatataagGCATTTGGTAGATTTCTTAGGCTTTTACTATTCCCCGACCACTACAGACATTATTAATCAAGGCAACGACAGATTGTTATTTCTTCCTCCATCTACGACTGAGCTGTATGAAGCTGGAGTGATCTTGGAGAAAGCAATAACTACAAATGATCATTACAACATTATGGGCATAAGTTTTGAAGGCGGGGTTCTTAAAATCCCACCTTTTGAAATTCATGATCTCTTTGAAATCACC of the Cucumis sativus cultivar 9930 chromosome 3, Cucumber_9930_V3, whole genome shotgun sequence genome contains:
- the LOC105435000 gene encoding uncharacterized protein LOC105435000 → MNQNLSSLLIGLVGAAITLSAYSQTLISPTECITVGLLVLIFGLLVNEGFISL
- the LOC101214419 gene encoding UPF0481 protein At3g47200 produces the protein MNSHDFVHMLLVDGCFVVEFLIASEQLQTQTTSRVDPLVSKAMNINLYHDLILLENQLPFFVLQGLLYFIDEPNNDDSFTVLVNIVHNFFQANFMKHYCKIPQNIFSPTRKNIRHLVDFLGFYYSPTTTDIINQGNDRLLFLPPSTTELYEAGVILEKAITTNDHYNIMGISFEGGVLKIPPFEIHDLFEITMRNLLAFENFQGGSASESSAIHYILFLGALISKEKDSSLLMKKGILSNLIGGSDEEVSNMFNNIGKGVRFRGHFCYDSTSRNLRKHCDAKSNQWMAILKRDYFNTPWTITSFIFAVIFALITLLQTTFTIYHTTDKDRHV